CGCTAACCTCCGGGGGGCAGATTTAACCGGAGCAAATCTCACTGGAGTGGACCTGACCGGGGCTGATCTGATGGGGGCCAACCTAACCCAGGTAGTTTGGCACGATGCCGTGGTGGAAGGCGTTAATTGGGAAGAGGCGATCGCCGACCAGTCCATGTTTCGCGAAGGGATATTAGGACTGGGAAACCATCACAATCATCGCAGTCATAACGTCCACCAGGGGCGCCAGGGACTAAATATTAGTTGCTTTGGGGGCCTGCAGGCCGCCTATGTCATTTAGCTGAAATGCACTGCAATAATTAAACAGTTGATTGATAATAGTCAATCAAAAGTACCACCGGCGGAAGAATCACCCCTAAAAGATTAATGCTTCCAGGAGAGCGGCACAGCCGAAGGATGCCAGGGCAACTTTAATCAGACGCAGTCCCTGCTGATTCAACCAATCCCGTTGGCGACGGAAAAACATGTAGGCATTCATGGCCCCCATCAAAAAGAACAGCAGAGAGAGCCAGTTGGTTTCTTTGGTAGCTGTGTCTGCGGAGGACATCGCCCAGGTCTGTGAGGATTGCATGTTTGATTTCTCTAGGTAAACCAACTTTGACAACTACACCTTAACAAAAGCCAAGGCAATTGTAAACCTTTGTTAAGTATTGTTGACTGGGGTGAAATTTTCTGCATTTCTTAGAAGGGCAGGCCCCAGGCTTGCCATTGTTGCCGGAGCCAACCAGAAGCCCGCAATTGCAGTAGGGTTTGGTTAACTTCCCGTTGGAGAGCCTGATGTTGCAATCCTTTGGCCATGGCGATCGCTAAGGGGTTAACTGTTAATTGCAAAGGTAAATGATAGTAATCGGATTGGGATTGGGCCCAGCCGCTCAGCACGGAATTGTCCCCAGCAAAGGCCATGGCTTGGCCCTGTTCTAGAATTTGATAGGCTTGGTCGTAGGAATCTACCCCCACAAGGGTAGCTTGGGGAAATGCTTGTTTGATAACGGGAATGGTGCCGCTGTTATTAAGCACCGCAATGGTGTGAGCCTGGTTGCGGTCTATGTTTTTCAGGGAGCTGTTTTTGCTAATTAAACCAACTCCGTCCATATAGTAGGGCGGGGAAAAATCCACCAGGCGATCGCGAGCAGGATTTTGGCCCATTTGGGCAATGATTAAATCCACGTCACCATTGAGTAATAGGGGAAGCCGGTCCTGATTCTGTACCGGAACCAACTCCACCGCCGTTTCATCCCCCAGCAAAGCCAAAGCTAAACGACGGGCCAAAGCAATTTCTAAACCAGTTAATTCCCCCTGTCCATCCCGAAAACCCAAAGGTCGTAAGTTATCCTTCACTCCCACCCTTAATTTACCCCGTTGCCGAATGGCTTCTAGGCTGACTTCTCGGCTAGTCATAGCTATCCCGTTGGTTTCCAAGACCATGGTTTGGGCCGTCGCACTGACAGTTAAACCCGGAATTAAAAATAGTAAACAGCTAGCGACAATTAGGCTACGCATGGAAAGAGTAGTATAAGTAAAAAAGCAGAAAAATTTCCCCATAGGTAGAAAATTAATTACTTTATTGAACACTTAAAGAAGGTAACCAATTAATCAGAGCAGGGAAAATAATAATTAACAACAACACTAAAACTTGCAAGCCAATGAAGGGCACAGCTCCCCGATAAATTTGTCCAGTGGTCAAGCTAGCTGGTGCCACTCCCCGTAAGTAAAAGAGGGCAAAACCAAAGGGCGGTGTGAGGAAGGAGGTTTGTAAATTGGCTCCCACAATGACACCGTACCAAATTAAATCAAGGTTTAGTGCCTCTGCCACAGGCTTAAACAGAGGCAGAACAATAAAGGCAATTTCAAAAAAGTCAATGAAAAATCCCAGGATGAAAATGGTGATCATACTAATGGCTAAAAAGCCAATTTGGCCACCGGGTAAATTAGCCAAAAGATCAAACATAAATCGATCGCCTTCCAGCCCCCGGAACACTAAGCTAAACGCAGTTGACCCCAATAGGATTAGCATCACCATGCTGGTAATGCGTAGGGTGGCGTCACAGACTTCCCAGAGGGCTTTCCAGTTCAGACGTTGATTAAAATGGGCCAAGGCGATCGCCCCGATGGAACCCACGGCCCCTGCTTCGGTGGGACTAGCAATGCCGAAGAAAATACTCCCCAGCACCAACAGAATTAAAACTAACGGGGGCAACATCACCTGCACTATACGTCTGCGTAATTCCTGGCCGCCAATGTTCCTAACTTCGGCCGGTAAAGCCGGGGCTAAGTCCGGTTTTAACCAGGCAATTATCAAGACATAAAGGGCAAAACTGCCGGCCATCATTAGTCCTGGAAGGAGGGAGCCGATAAATAAGTCCCCCACGGAAACTCCCAATTGATCAGCTAAAACGATCAAAACTACGCTAGGAGGAATGATTTGTCCCAGGGTGCCAGAGGCGACAATGACACCGGATGCTAACTCTTTGCTGTAGCCATAGCGCAACATAATGGGTAGGGAAATTAAACCCATGGCCACAACGGTGGCCGCCACAACTCCGGTGGTTGCCGCCAGCATAGTACCCACTAGGATCACCGCCAGGGCTAGTCCTCCCCGCAAATGCCCCAGGATAATACCCATGGTTTCTAATAGTTGCTCAGCAATGCCAGACCGCTCCAGCATGGATCCCAAAAAGATGAAAAAGGGAATAGCCAGCAGAGTACCATTGGCCATAATGCCAAAAATCCTTTGGGGCATGGCGGACAAGAATATGGGGTCAAAGGAACCTAAAGCCGCGCCGATGATGGCAAATAAAATCGCCACTCCCCCCAGGGAAAAGGCAACGGGATAGCCACAGCCCAGGAAGACCAATGCCCCCACAAACATCATTGGCCCTAACCAATCGTAGTCCACCATTAACCCCTAGCCTCCGTATCAACATGACCAAGGGCGATCGCCAGATTTTTAATTACTTCCGCAATGCCTTGGAAAATAAGTAGGACAAAACCGACAATAATCATGGTTTTAATGGGATAACGGGGTAATCCTCCCGGATCCGGCGAAGTTTCCCAAATGTGCCAGGAATTGATCACCGATTCCCAAGAATAAAAAATCACTAGCCCACAAAACGGGAATAAAAATAAACAGGTACCCAATAAATTCACCCAAGCCCGCTGGCGATCGCCAAGGGATTTGTAAAAAATATCCACCCGCACATGGTCATTGGTTTGCAGGGTGTAGGCAGCACCGAGAAGAAAAACTAGATCAAACAAATACCATTGGGCTTCTAGCAAACCATTGGAGGCCAAGTTCTGGCCTACTAAGCGGCCGAGGTAGCGCCCCACCACATTCCAGCCGCCAGTTAGTACCATTGCCAATACTAACCATGCGGTAAATTTCCCAATCCAAGCGGTGAATTGATCGATAAGCTGGGCAATTTTGAGTAATTTGTCCACTAATTACTGGCCTCCCTCAGCCAAAGAACTTCCCATAAAAATAGAGCAAATTCTAGATGTTCAGACTACAACCTAGACCAGCAAGTTTCGCCATTAAACAAATAAAAAATCCTCACCATTTTACTAGCGAGGACAATTTGACTCTAAAAATAAGAATGTCAAATTCTATAGCTTGACTTCGATATCAACCCCGGCAGGGAGATCCAACTTCATCAGAGCGTCAATGGTCTTGGAAGAAGGCTGATAAATGTCGATAATGCGGCGGTGGGTGCGGGTTTCAAAATGTTCCCGGGAATCCTTATCCACGTGGGGAGAGCGCAACACACAATAAATTTTCCGTTTGGTGGGCAAAGGAATCGGCCCCACAGCGGCGGCATTAGTACGATTAGCGGTATCAACAATTTTGTCGCAGGATGTATCGAGGAGGCGACGGTCAAAGGCTTTGAGGCGGATACGGATTTTTTGTTGTTGCAATGTTGCCATGGAAATTTAACTCAGAATTAGCGGACTGTTTAATTGTCAAGGTTCAGAAAGTTGAATAGTCAGTGGGGCTGGCCCAGTCAGAAAAAACTTACCGTAACCAACCCAACACCAACTACATCATGAATGTTGTTCTAAGGACTACTTCAAAATCTTAGAAACAACACCGGCGCCGATGGTACGACCACCTTCGCGGATAGCAAAACGCATCCCCTGTTCAATGGCGATCGGGTTAATGAGCTCAACGGTCATTTTGATACGATCCCCAGGCATAACCATTTCCACAGCACTGCCGTCGTCAGCGGTGTAGCTTTTGATGGTACCGGTTACGTCAGTGGTCCGTACATAGAACTGAGGGCGGTAGTTGGCAAAGAAAGGAGTGTGGCGGCCACCTTCTTCTTTCTTGAGCACGTAAACTTCCCCTTCAAATTCGGTGTGGGGAGTGATGGAACCGGGTTTAGCCAAAACCATACCCCGTTCGATGTCCTCTTTTTGAATCCCCCGGAGGAGCAGACCCACGTTGTCCCCAGCCATTCCCTCTTCAAGGGTTTTTTGGAACATTTCCACACCGGTAACAGTGGCTTTACGGGTATCTTTAATGCCGACGATGGAAATTTCTTCGCCAACTTTAACTTTTCCGCGCTCAATCCGACCGGTGGCAACGGTACCACGACCAGTGATGGAGAATACGTCTTCCACCGCCATCAAGAAGGGCTTATCAACTTCCCGCTCAGGGGTGTCGATGTAGTCGTCAACGGCTTTCATGAGTTCAAGAATCGCATCTTTGTATTCTTTTTCTCCTTCGATCGCCTTGAGGGCAGAGCCAGCAACGATGGGAATGTCATCACCGGGGAAATCGTAGTCGCTGAGCAATTCACGAACTTCCAGTTCCACCAATTCCAGCAGTTCTTCGTCGTCCACCATGTCTTTCTTATTCAAAAAGACCACCAGTTTGGGAACCCCTACTTGCTTAGCCAAAAGAATGTGTTCCCGGGTTTGGGGCATGGGGCCATCAGCGGCGGAAACCACCAGAATCGCACCGTCCATCTGGGCAGCACCGGTGATCATGTTTTTCACATAGTCAGCGTGACCAGGACAGTCTACGTGGGCATAGTGACGGCTATCGGTTTCATACTCAACGTGGGCAGTATTGATGGTAATGCCCCGGGCTTTTTCCTCAGGAGCCGCGTCAATATCTTCATATTTCCGGGCTTTGGCACCACCCAATTCCGCCAAGGTCATGGTGATCGCCGCCGTTAGGGTGGTTTTACCGTGGTCAACGTGACCAATGGTGCCAATGTTTACGTGGTCTTTCGTCCGTTCAAATTTTGCGCGTGCCATGAATAAATAAGTCCTTTGATTGTTTCTACACAGATTGCAGTCCTAGGAGAACTGCCGGCTTAGGCATAGCCTCTGCTTTTGGCGACGATCGCCTCGGCAACATTACGGGGTACTTCTGCATAATGGCTAAATTCCATCGAAAAAATACCCCGGCCTTGGGTTTTTGACCGGATATCGGTCGCATAGCCAAACATTTCCGCCAATGGAACACTAGCGGCCACTTTGGCTATGCCCTGCTCCGTTTCCTGGCCCTCAATATGGCCCCGACGGGCATTGAGGTCACCGATCACGTTGCCCATGAAGTCATCAGGAACTTCAATTTCGACTTTCATGACCGGCTCTAGGAGCACAGGGTCAGCTTGGCCCACAGCCTCCCGGATTGCCATGGAACCAGCAATCTTGAAGGCCATTTCCGATGAGTCCACATCATGGAAAGACCCATCTACCAAGGTGGCTTTGAGGTCAATGACCGGGTAGCCCGCCAATACCCCCGAAGCACAGGCTTCTTTCATCCCCTGTTCCGACGGGGCAATGTATTCCTTGGGAATAACGCCACCGACGATTTTAGAGACAAATTCAAAGCCCGTCCCTGGCTCGGTAGGCTCCACCTCAATGACCACATGGCCATATTGGCCCTTGCCCCCACTCTGGCGAATAAATTTACCTTCTGCCTGTACTGCCTTACGGATGGTTTCCCGATAGGCTACTTGGGGAGCACCCACATTGGCCTCCACCTTAAATTCCCGTAGCATGCGGTCCACCAGAATTTCTAAATGCAATTCTCCCATGCCAGCAATTACCGTTTGGTTGGTCTCGGGATCGACACTGACGCGAAAAGTGGGATCTTCCTCGGATAAAGATTGTAAAGCTTTGGAAAGCTTATCCATATCCTGTTTAGTTTTTGGTTCCACCGCTACGGAAATAACTGGCTGGGGGACAAACAAGGATTCTAAAATAATCGGCTCTTGGTCATCACAAAGGGTATCCCCAGTGAGGGTATCCTTGAGCCCCAACACTGCGCCCAAATCTCCGGCATTTAACTGGTCCACCTCAATGCGGTCATCGGCTTTGAGGATGATTAATCGGGAAATGCGTTCCTTCTTCTCTTTGGTGGAATTCAATACATAACTGCCCTTTTCCAACACGCCGGAATAAACCCGCACGAAGGTGAGCCGGCCAAACGGGTCCGCCATTACTTTGAAGGCCAAAGCTGACAGGGGAGCTTTATCTTCCGCCGGTCTGGTGGCTACTTCGCCATCGGGTAGATGTCCCTCGATCGCCGGCACTTCTAGGGGGGAGGGGAGGTAATCCACCACCGCATCGAGTAAAAGTTGAACTCCCTTATTTTTAAATGCGGAGCCACAAAGCACTGGCACCATGGTCCCAGCAATGGTTCCCCGGCGCAGGCCGGCTACTAACTCATCGGCGGTTAACTCTTCCCCTTCCAAGTATTTCTCCATCAGAGCATCATCTGCTTCCGCCACCGATTCCACTAGGCGCAGGCGATATTCTTCCGTTTTATCCTTCACTGAATCGGGAATGGGAACTTCCTGGATATCTGTGCCCAGATCGTTTTTGTATAAATAGGCCTTCATGCGCACCAAATCCACAATGCCTTCAAACTCCGCTTCACTACCGATGGGAATTTGAACGGGCACCGCATTGGCCCGTAGGCGATCGCCAATCTGTTGACAGACCCGGAAAAAATTAGCCCCGGTGCGGTCCATCTTATTGACGAAGGCAATGCGGGGCACTTGGTATCGTTCCGCTTGACGCCACACTGTTTCTGATTGGGGTTGCACTCCACCCACGGAACAAAATACAGCAATTACTCCGTCCAACACTCGCATGGAGCGCTCCACCTCAATGGTGAAATCCACGTGCCCCGGAGTGTCAATGATGTTGATATGATGCCCCAACCAATCGGTACTAATAGCGGCGGCGGTGATGGTGATGCCCCTTTCCCTTTCCTGGGCCATCCAGTCCGTTACTGCCGTACCTTCATGAACCTCACCGATTTTATGAACCACGCCAGAGTAGAACAGAATCCGTTCCGTCGTGGTGGTCTTACCCGCATCAATGTGGGCGGCGATACCAATGTTACGTATTCGTTCTAGGGGCACTGTGCGAGCCATAAAGTTTACTCCTAACCGGGGGTTCGACCAAAAACAAGCTCTCTCTTTCCCAAGGGAAAACGGGAGGCCATTAACAATTCTATACGTTTTCCCCGACCTTTCTAGATCTGCAACTAAATCTAGGGGGAATTTTCCTGAAAACTAACCCAGGGAGGCGTGGGGGCAACTCAACCCCAAACCTGTATCAATGTTGCCTTGCCTATTGCCTAGTAGCGGTAATGGGCAAAGGCCTTGTTGGCTTCGGCCATGCGGTGGGTTTCTTCCCGCTTTTTGATGGCGGCACCGGTTTCATTGGCGGCATCCATAATTTCGTTAGCCAATTTGCTTTCCATGGTGCGACCACCCCGAGCACGGGAAAAATGCACCAACCAACGTAAAGCTAGGGCAGTTCCCCGGGCAGGACGAACTTCCATGGGTACTTGGTAGGTGGCACCACCAACCCGGCGGGCTTTAACTTCCACCAGGGGAGTCAAGTTTTTGATTGCCTTTTCAAACACTTCCAAGGGATCTTCGCCAGTTTTCTCACCAACGGAGGCCAAGGCATTGTAAACAATGCTAGAAGCTAAGGATTTTTTGCCGGAGCGCATTACCCTACGGATGGTCATACTCAGCAGAGTGCTGTTGTAAACGGGATCCGGGGGCACAGGGCGCTTTTTGACA
The genomic region above belongs to Synechocystis sp. PCC 6803 substr. PCC-P and contains:
- the rpsG gene encoding 30S ribosomal protein S7, whose translation is MSRRGNVKKRPVPPDPVYNSTLLSMTIRRVMRSGKKSLASSIVYNALASVGEKTGEDPLEVFEKAIKNLTPLVEVKARRVGGATYQVPMEVRPARGTALALRWLVHFSRARGGRTMESKLANEIMDAANETGAAIKKREETHRMAEANKAFAHYRY
- a CDS encoding transporter substrate-binding domain-containing protein yields the protein MRSLIVASCLLFLIPGLTVSATAQTMVLETNGIAMTSREVSLEAIRQRGKLRVGVKDNLRPLGFRDGQGELTGLEIALARRLALALLGDETAVELVPVQNQDRLPLLLNGDVDLIIAQMGQNPARDRLVDFSPPYYMDGVGLISKNSSLKNIDRNQAHTIAVLNNSGTIPVIKQAFPQATLVGVDSYDQAYQILEQGQAMAFAGDNSVLSGWAQSQSDYYHLPLQLTVNPLAIAMAKGLQHQALQREVNQTLLQLRASGWLRQQWQAWGLPF
- the fusA gene encoding elongation factor G produces the protein MARTVPLERIRNIGIAAHIDAGKTTTTERILFYSGVVHKIGEVHEGTAVTDWMAQERERGITITAAAISTDWLGHHINIIDTPGHVDFTIEVERSMRVLDGVIAVFCSVGGVQPQSETVWRQAERYQVPRIAFVNKMDRTGANFFRVCQQIGDRLRANAVPVQIPIGSEAEFEGIVDLVRMKAYLYKNDLGTDIQEVPIPDSVKDKTEEYRLRLVESVAEADDALMEKYLEGEELTADELVAGLRRGTIAGTMVPVLCGSAFKNKGVQLLLDAVVDYLPSPLEVPAIEGHLPDGEVATRPAEDKAPLSALAFKVMADPFGRLTFVRVYSGVLEKGSYVLNSTKEKKERISRLIILKADDRIEVDQLNAGDLGAVLGLKDTLTGDTLCDDQEPIILESLFVPQPVISVAVEPKTKQDMDKLSKALQSLSEEDPTFRVSVDPETNQTVIAGMGELHLEILVDRMLREFKVEANVGAPQVAYRETIRKAVQAEGKFIRQSGGKGQYGHVVIEVEPTEPGTGFEFVSKIVGGVIPKEYIAPSEQGMKEACASGVLAGYPVIDLKATLVDGSFHDVDSSEMAFKIAGSMAIREAVGQADPVLLEPVMKVEIEVPDDFMGNVIGDLNARRGHIEGQETEQGIAKVAASVPLAEMFGYATDIRSKTQGRGIFSMEFSHYAEVPRNVAEAIVAKSRGYA
- a CDS encoding TRAP transporter large permease subunit, whose protein sequence is MVDYDWLGPMMFVGALVFLGCGYPVAFSLGGVAILFAIIGAALGSFDPIFLSAMPQRIFGIMANGTLLAIPFFIFLGSMLERSGIAEQLLETMGIILGHLRGGLALAVILVGTMLAATTGVVAATVVAMGLISLPIMLRYGYSKELASGVIVASGTLGQIIPPSVVLIVLADQLGVSVGDLFIGSLLPGLMMAGSFALYVLIIAWLKPDLAPALPAEVRNIGGQELRRRIVQVMLPPLVLILLVLGSIFFGIASPTEAGAVGSIGAIALAHFNQRLNWKALWEVCDATLRITSMVMLILLGSTAFSLVFRGLEGDRFMFDLLANLPGGQIGFLAISMITIFILGFFIDFFEIAFIVLPLFKPVAEALNLDLIWYGVIVGANLQTSFLTPPFGFALFYLRGVAPASLTTGQIYRGAVPFIGLQVLVLLLIIIFPALINWLPSLSVQ
- the rpsJ gene encoding 30S ribosomal protein S10, which codes for MATLQQQKIRIRLKAFDRRLLDTSCDKIVDTANRTNAAAVGPIPLPTKRKIYCVLRSPHVDKDSREHFETRTHRRIIDIYQPSSKTIDALMKLDLPAGVDIEVKL
- the tuf gene encoding elongation factor Tu, with translation MARAKFERTKDHVNIGTIGHVDHGKTTLTAAITMTLAELGGAKARKYEDIDAAPEEKARGITINTAHVEYETDSRHYAHVDCPGHADYVKNMITGAAQMDGAILVVSAADGPMPQTREHILLAKQVGVPKLVVFLNKKDMVDDEELLELVELEVRELLSDYDFPGDDIPIVAGSALKAIEGEKEYKDAILELMKAVDDYIDTPEREVDKPFLMAVEDVFSITGRGTVATGRIERGKVKVGEEISIVGIKDTRKATVTGVEMFQKTLEEGMAGDNVGLLLRGIQKEDIERGMVLAKPGSITPHTEFEGEVYVLKKEEGGRHTPFFANYRPQFYVRTTDVTGTIKSYTADDGSAVEMVMPGDRIKMTVELINPIAIEQGMRFAIREGGRTIGAGVVSKILK
- a CDS encoding TRAP transporter small permease subunit, producing the protein MDKLLKIAQLIDQFTAWIGKFTAWLVLAMVLTGGWNVVGRYLGRLVGQNLASNGLLEAQWYLFDLVFLLGAAYTLQTNDHVRVDIFYKSLGDRQRAWVNLLGTCLFLFPFCGLVIFYSWESVINSWHIWETSPDPGGLPRYPIKTMIIVGFVLLIFQGIAEVIKNLAIALGHVDTEARG